In Candidatus Eisenbacteria bacterium, the DNA window GCGCGCGGTGAGCGCGGAGGCGATCGTGGTCAGGTGCCAGAAGGACGCCGCCCCGGAGGGCCGGTGGATCGTCGCCGCGGCCTTCACCGGCCTGTCACCCGCCGATAGGGAGTTCATCTCCTCGTACGTCGACTGGCACCATCGGATGGGCATCGAGGGCTCGAGCGACCGGCTGGCTCCGGGCACGGGATAGACCGTCCTCCGGCTCGGCCGGGCGGTTGACCTGCGCCAGCGACGTCCTTAGAATTCTCAATAGAGGCCGCTGTCCGTGTGTGAGGGGAGAGCTTGCACGATACCAGATTCCGTGTTCTCGGAACTTGAGGCGGAGCGGATGTGTTTAGCGAGCGTCCCAGATGCGGTCAGACCGGTTTGGATGGGGGTTAGCCGCCGGAGCGGCCCCGTGGAGAGATCCGGATGAATGCTCGTTACAGACGAGTGGCCTTCCTCGCCGCCGCGATCGTGCCTCTCGGCCTGGCTTGCTTGGCCGCGCCTGCCGGGGGGGAGAAGTACGCGGCGGAGTTCCTCCGGATCGGTGTGGGCGCCCGGGCTCTTGGCATGGGCGGGGCGTTCACCGCGGTGGCCGACGATGCATCGGCCGCCTACTGGAATCCGGCGGGTCTCGGGAGGATGGGGGAGTCGGAGATTCTCTTCATGCACGCCGAGCAGTTCGGCTCGCTCGCGACGCATGACTTCTTCGGGTATGTCCAGCCTCTCTGGCACGCGGGCGGGAGCCCCAGGTCATCAGTCGGGATCGCGGCGGTCCGCTTCGGGGTCGACGACATCCCGATCACGCGAGACGGATGGATCGACGCCGACCGCGACGGGCGCGCCGATCCTGACGAGATCGATCCCTCGCTCTTCCGCAAGGGGAGCGATGACGAGTGGGGAGTCCTCTTCTCCTACGCGCTCGCGATGGGCGGCCGGTGGAGCGCGGGAGGGAACCTCAAGGTTGTGCGGCAGGGGCTGCTCCAGAACACCTCTTTCGGGATGGGGGTCGACCTCGGCCTCCTCTGCGCGGCGAGGCGCGATCTCACTCTTGGTCTCAGGCTCTCCGACATCACGACGACGCAGGTTTCATGGGACACGGGGACTCGAGAAGTGGTGAACCCGTCCGTCACGCTCGGCTCGCGATGGACAGGCCAGGTCCCTGGAATCGGCGGGGAGCTCACGGCGGCGCTCGACATGCCGGTCACCTTCGATGGTCGCGCGACGGCGAGCCAGTTCTCGCTTCGCGATCCAGGCATCGACAAGACCGGACCCGGAATCGGCTTCGACCTCCTGGCGGGATTCGAGTACTGGCTTGCGCGGGTCGCGGCCTTGAGAGTCGGCTCGAGCGCAGGGGAGTGGACCGCCGGAGCCGGAGTCCGCTATCGAGGCATGGGCGGGGACTATGCCTTC includes these proteins:
- a CDS encoding PorV/PorQ family protein; its protein translation is MNARYRRVAFLAAAIVPLGLACLAAPAGGEKYAAEFLRIGVGARALGMGGAFTAVADDASAAYWNPAGLGRMGESEILFMHAEQFGSLATHDFFGYVQPLWHAGGSPRSSVGIAAVRFGVDDIPITRDGWIDADRDGRADPDEIDPSLFRKGSDDEWGVLFSYALAMGGRWSAGGNLKVVRQGLLQNTSFGMGVDLGLLCAARRDLTLGLRLSDITTTQVSWDTGTREVVNPSVTLGSRWTGQVPGIGGELTAALDMPVTFDGRATASQFSLRDPGIDKTGPGIGFDLLAGFEYWLARVAALRVGSSAGEWTAGAGVRYRGMGGDYAFLPHDDLGDTHRVSASVRF